A single Ktedonobacterales bacterium DNA region contains:
- a CDS encoding flippase, producing MTMQSKPKHLILKNTLILFVGQIITLVLSIITAVYVPRYLGPQGTGEIALAGALTSLISTIGALGIGTLMTRDIARDHAKAPDLIGAAIMIRAILSLPSLLFIALIAWVAGYSTHTQVVIYINAVAMIFGFLGGPLQAGFQAFERMKYNTLGGIISECIITFGSIAVVLAGHGVILLSVISTGASLVSLMFFVFWWKPLSSVHLRPNFRLMRYLVVSGLPFWITGIFLTIYVYIDSLMLSFLTSTEVVGWYNVPVGLFGLLLFLPTAVSTAIFPALARTYKTAPREMAKMARRSFNLLACLSLPIAVGGILLAKQFILMVYGLSFGESIPVMMVLAATVVPTYLNILINQFLVATERQIIWTKVMAAACVINPLINVVLINYYQQAYGNGAYGAAWALLLTEGLMTIVGIVILPRRVLGWSNVVSMAKSCSAAGLMALGVWYTQGYFIAIPVAVGMVIYVVAALALGALPREDLQLLEPLVAKALRKVGKKRRRPQTEQTDMKAA from the coding sequence ATGACGATGCAATCGAAGCCGAAACACCTCATCTTAAAAAATACCCTGATCTTATTCGTTGGGCAGATCATTACCCTCGTCCTGAGCATTATAACGGCAGTGTATGTCCCTCGCTACCTCGGCCCCCAGGGGACTGGTGAAATCGCGCTTGCTGGCGCTTTGACTTCCCTCATATCTACTATTGGCGCATTGGGGATAGGGACGCTGATGACGCGCGATATTGCCAGGGACCACGCCAAAGCGCCTGATCTGATCGGCGCGGCGATTATGATCCGGGCGATACTCTCGCTGCCCAGCCTGCTGTTCATAGCCCTCATTGCCTGGGTGGCAGGCTATTCGACGCACACACAGGTCGTCATTTATATCAACGCCGTTGCGATGATCTTTGGCTTTCTCGGAGGACCACTTCAAGCCGGATTTCAAGCGTTCGAGCGGATGAAATACAACACCCTGGGCGGGATTATTTCCGAATGTATCATCACCTTTGGCAGCATAGCAGTGGTCCTGGCCGGGCATGGAGTAATCCTGCTGAGCGTCATCTCCACCGGGGCCTCGTTAGTGAGCCTGATGTTCTTTGTCTTCTGGTGGAAGCCGTTGAGTTCCGTCCACCTGCGCCCGAACTTTCGGCTGATGCGCTACCTCGTCGTCAGCGGGCTGCCATTCTGGATAACGGGCATCTTTTTGACGATCTACGTGTATATTGATTCGCTGATGCTCTCCTTTCTGACCAGCACTGAAGTGGTCGGTTGGTATAATGTACCCGTTGGGCTATTTGGGCTGCTCCTGTTCCTTCCCACAGCGGTAAGCACAGCCATCTTCCCGGCGCTGGCGCGCACCTACAAAACCGCGCCGCGCGAGATGGCGAAGATGGCCCGGCGCAGCTTCAATCTGCTGGCCTGCCTCAGTCTGCCAATAGCTGTGGGCGGAATACTGCTTGCCAAGCAGTTCATTTTGATGGTGTACGGCCTGAGTTTTGGCGAATCAATTCCGGTGATGATGGTGCTGGCCGCCACTGTTGTGCCTACCTATCTCAATATTCTCATTAATCAATTCCTGGTGGCAACTGAACGCCAGATTATCTGGACGAAGGTGATGGCCGCTGCCTGTGTCATTAACCCGTTAATCAACGTTGTACTCATCAACTACTACCAGCAGGCGTATGGCAATGGCGCGTATGGCGCAGCCTGGGCGCTGCTGTTAACTGAAGGATTGATGACTATTGTTGGCATCGTCATCCTTCCGCGCCGTGTCCTGGGGTGGAGCAACGTGGTGAGCATGGCAAAATCCTGCTCGGCAGCAGGCTTGATGGCGCTGGGCGTCTGGTATACACAGGGATATTTTATCGCCATTCCCGTCGCTGTCGGCATGGTCATCTATGTCGTCGCGGCGCTGGCGCTGGGCGCGCTGCCACGCGAGGATTTGCAGTTGCTTGAGCCACTGGTGGCGAAGGCGCTGCGGAAAGTTGGAAAGAAGCGAAGGCGGCCACAAACAGAACAGACCGATATGAAAGCTGCCTGA
- a CDS encoding glycosyltransferase family 9 protein — MNKRERAAAQISRNGQGIAPQAAEPRRPMPDPASTRRILVTAYRHIGDVLAAVPALRALRETYPQARISLLAVDYVQELMAACPYLDEVIPFRDHDQKSSPWGKIERMLLLARLGLRLRGRFDMALILHARNGFLAHVAWLTGARVRAGFLDSASPRIITHPARPIKGIVSFREVNRRVLEAIGVTITSTSMELWPRPADEAAIQALLSEHSVAPTDLLIGLHPGSHWSCQQWSPKDWATVAAQLVSRYGARLVITGTKDERELAMAISEEMPADAGSLIDLTGRTSILQLAALMKRLNVFMCVNSGVAQVGLAMRTPTINLYGYENPVLNGPAVGEPMTLVRGCDDASAGVYWCPYNIWPKAVQCHRNECIGLGGLSLITPNMVLRQVERQIAARRSAQASGAAPGSI, encoded by the coding sequence GTGAATAAAAGAGAACGAGCAGCAGCACAGATCAGCAGGAATGGGCAGGGAATCGCCCCCCAGGCAGCGGAACCCAGGCGGCCCATGCCCGACCCTGCCTCAACCCGTCGTATTCTGGTAACTGCCTACAGGCATATTGGCGATGTGTTGGCGGCTGTTCCCGCGCTGCGAGCATTACGCGAGACGTACCCGCAGGCGCGCATCTCCCTGCTGGCGGTTGACTATGTGCAAGAACTCATGGCCGCCTGCCCGTATCTGGATGAGGTGATCCCCTTTCGAGATCATGACCAGAAAAGCTCACCCTGGGGAAAGATCGAGCGCATGCTGCTGCTCGCCCGGCTGGGGCTGCGGCTGCGCGGGCGTTTTGATATGGCGCTGATCCTTCACGCGCGCAACGGCTTCCTTGCGCACGTAGCCTGGCTGACGGGAGCCAGAGTGCGCGCTGGTTTTCTCGATTCAGCCTCACCGCGTATCATCACGCATCCAGCGCGCCCCATCAAAGGTATTGTGTCGTTCCGCGAGGTCAACCGGCGCGTGCTGGAAGCTATCGGCGTCACCATAACGTCAACCAGCATGGAACTCTGGCCCCGCCCCGCTGATGAGGCAGCCATACAAGCCCTGTTGAGCGAGCATAGCGTAGCCCCGACAGACCTGCTGATCGGCCTGCACCCTGGTTCACACTGGAGCTGCCAGCAGTGGAGTCCCAAAGATTGGGCGACGGTGGCTGCCCAGCTTGTTTCTCGCTATGGCGCCCGGCTGGTAATCACCGGAACAAAAGATGAGCGTGAACTGGCGATGGCAATAAGCGAAGAGATGCCCGCCGACGCCGGGAGCCTGATAGACCTGACCGGGCGCACCAGTATTCTGCAATTGGCCGCCTTGATGAAACGCCTGAACGTGTTCATGTGTGTCAACAGCGGCGTGGCGCAGGTCGGATTGGCTATGAGAACACCCACCATCAATCTGTATGGCTATGAAAATCCGGTCTTGAATGGGCCAGCGGTTGGTGAGCCGATGACGCTCGTTCGCGGCTGCGATGACGCCAGCGCGGGCGTCTACTGGTGTCCCTATAACATCTGGCCCAAAGCGGTCCAATGCCATCGAAATGAATGTATCGGCCTGGGCGGCCTCTCCTTGATTACGCCCAATATGGTGCTGCGCCAGGTTGAGCGCCAGATCGCAGCACGGCGCAGCGCGCAGGCCAGCGGCGCAGCCCCGGGATCGATCTGA
- a CDS encoding glycosyltransferase family 9 protein, with the protein MRASKTPATQEAKEQEPGSPAARTTPPIPAPASIRRVLVIAFGHTAEVLAVVPALRALRQTYAHARITVIGYSYAREILVACPYVDTVITIETFEQKRGTRWSRLVRLAKAAQLAPRLYGRFDLAIIFHAQPKFTTYLAWVSGARVRVGLLYDDSRMLTHRARQINWITSWREENRLVLEAIGVTNLTDELEIWPTPGDEQAIQALLSRHGVADDALLIGLHPGSHWTCQQWSPKDWAALADALVSRYGADLIITGTGDERHLADAIRQQMKARAAHLIDATGQTSALQFAALVRRMDLFICVNSAAPQVSVAVKTPTLDLLGYEKLAYNPPVEGEPITIIRGCDDATAVENWCPYNIWGKVNGCHRAECMGIGGLSLITPNMVLRQAERHLKARRKTPTSSSAGQ; encoded by the coding sequence GTGAGAGCAAGCAAAACGCCAGCAACACAAGAAGCCAAAGAGCAGGAGCCTGGCTCGCCAGCAGCCAGGACCACGCCGCCGATACCTGCCCCGGCATCCATACGGCGCGTATTAGTCATCGCCTTTGGGCATACCGCAGAGGTGCTGGCAGTGGTCCCGGCTCTGCGGGCTTTGCGCCAGACCTATGCGCATGCCCGCATCACCGTGATTGGATACAGCTACGCGCGCGAAATACTGGTAGCCTGCCCTTATGTAGATACAGTCATCACCATCGAGACCTTCGAGCAGAAACGCGGCACGCGCTGGAGCCGGCTGGTGCGACTTGCCAAAGCGGCGCAGCTTGCGCCGCGCCTCTATGGCCGCTTTGATCTGGCGATCATCTTCCACGCCCAGCCAAAGTTCACCACCTACCTGGCCTGGGTAAGCGGCGCCAGGGTGCGCGTCGGCTTGCTCTATGATGACTCTCGGATGTTGACGCATCGCGCCCGCCAGATCAACTGGATCACCTCATGGCGCGAAGAGAATCGGCTGGTGCTGGAAGCCATCGGCGTCACCAACCTGACCGATGAACTGGAGATATGGCCCACGCCAGGTGATGAGCAAGCCATCCAGGCTTTGCTGAGCAGGCATGGCGTGGCCGATGACGCGCTGCTCATCGGGCTGCATCCTGGCTCCCACTGGACCTGCCAGCAGTGGAGTCCGAAAGACTGGGCAGCCCTGGCCGACGCGCTGGTTTCGCGCTATGGAGCAGACCTGATCATCACCGGCACTGGCGACGAGCGCCATCTGGCCGACGCCATCCGCCAGCAGATGAAGGCCAGGGCAGCCCACCTGATAGACGCAACCGGGCAGACCAGCGCCCTTCAGTTTGCCGCGCTGGTCAGGCGTATGGACCTGTTCATCTGCGTCAACAGCGCCGCGCCCCAGGTCAGCGTTGCTGTGAAAACACCAACCCTCGACTTGCTTGGCTACGAGAAGCTTGCTTATAACCCGCCAGTCGAAGGCGAGCCAATCACCATCATCAGGGGCTGCGATGACGCCACCGCCGTTGAGAACTGGTGCCCCTACAACATCTGGGGCAAGGTCAACGGGTGCCACCGCGCCGAATGTATGGGAATAGGTGGGCTTTCGCTGATTACGCCTAATATGGTGCTGCGCCAGGCAGAGCGCCATCTGAAAGCGCGCCGCAAGACGCCAACATCCAGCAGCGCCGGACAATAG